From one Rhopalosiphum padi isolate XX-2018 chromosome 2, ASM2088224v1, whole genome shotgun sequence genomic stretch:
- the LOC132920878 gene encoding biorientation of chromosomes in cell division protein 1-like 1 isoform X2, whose product MEQKNDMLGVEDIVFMLLETLKSNGTFDEIRRHCVTDIDAKPTYQNWKQRIESNVNKFLSKVKYTPELNKNTVRERLRKHLLDGRETQDIEEGADRILTQVLAPRTLSIFEPKIAIAVDEYLGIKNEAPPIEINGLKESSMNSINVSNIENSNVFNPKIGADNIPCDKTQKDDRKDLRSDKKEKSSSLCKEPKSLNGNRTDDENDTGGSLKQKSSQHKNKTSLSEKSKSSSTNHKSNKKDNSCKEVVDKSKDIVDKSKDIVDKSKDVINKPNDIVNKPKDIIDKSKEVVNKSKDVSKLKDIVEKSKDVSKPKDIVDKTKDVSKPKDIVDKSKDIINKSKDVNDKSKDIVCKAKDMVDKSKDKFLSKNSNSNSSSHKSNRTDSKRTKRSLEEKKKSSSLCKEPKLLNGNRSDDESNAGGSSKQKSTVHKNKSSSSDKSKSSSSNHKSSRKDNTSTDVVDKSKDKSLSKNSTCTDVDKSKNRSLSKNSNKTVDKFKDKSLSKNSSSTDIDKSKDKSLSKNSNKTVDKFKDKSLSKNSSSSTINKSKDKSSSKISYRTVDKSKDKSLSKNSSSTDIDKSKNKSLVKNSTCSSHKSNRDDSKRLKLSQPEKNKLPINNESVEENKSEKPEEPEWNDFRSANITNDEQDAANVLLSMSAISYESSHSEIITENIIFIENSSPISETLKTPKIENELDVKENELDVKENELDVKENELDVKENELVIKENELDVKENVDQKTILLSSDNDDIKENSQLKSNNLETSQLLNTVKSVSSIVGHLFEKVCSVDIERLPCKDIKLQCKSVNNVEIPEEHQKPAEIKVNEKELKILNVENNLDPSENEKINEFNSNDILKVPKLKLKLLPNQIDSLNKCKRKKHHKDKEHKKLKLSKSFDIPNEVNVPVIDNVSSSNIMCEKLEQKSNNDTDVKINDSASTLSKQLLYEEIENNSVEVLDDDKSHYSFKGFSEAEAIPCKNYELLKNVIKTLQAKINNHDVINDGFKGFTSAETHPCKHRDKVYAELIKLKDSKSSSDFIGFSEEDAQMSIGHKYAIKQLELAKKQSNVDNNQQNVTCGGNGIQNGKSFNEVMAAYLYKSNSDNVTTPKEIYSKPITDTKKDCPTVNNNNHNHNNWVVEQEMKYKLLPVKVKLERLMEYGCNNAKRVSDFTGTHIINNKK is encoded by the exons ATGGAGCAGAAAAATGATATGTTAGGTGTCGAAGATATTGTGTTTATGCTACTTGAAACATTGAAGTCTAATGGCACATTCGATGAAATCCGTAGGCATTGTGTTACTGATATTGATgctaag CCGACTTACCAAAATTGGAAACAGCGAATAGAATCAAATGTCAACAAATTTTTAAGCAAAGTAAAATATACTcccgaattaaataaaaacactgtTCGAGAACGACTTCGAAAACATTTACTTGATgg acGTGAGACTCAAGATATTGAAGAAGGAGCTGATAGAATACTTACTCAAGTACTTGCGCCTCGTACACTAAGTATTTTTGAACCTAAAATAGCAATTGCTGTTGATGAATACTTGGGAATCAAAAATGAGGCGCCTCCAATTGAAATTAATG gTTTAAAAGAATCTAGTATGAATTCAATAAATGTATCTAACATTGAAAATAGTAATGTTTTCAATCCCAAAATAG GTGCTGATAACATACCTTGTGATAAAACACAAAAAGATGACAGAAAGGACTTAAGATCagacaaaaaagaaaaatcttCTAGTCTTTGTAAAGAGCCTAAATCATTGAATGGTAATCGAACTGATGATGAAAATGATACCGGTGgatctttaaaacaaaaaagtagTCAACACAAGAATAAAACTTCTTTATCTGAAAAGTCTAAGTCTTCATCTACTAatcataaaagtaataaaaaagataatagtTGTAAAGAAGTTGTAGATAAATCTAAAGATATAGTTGATAAGTCTAAAGATATAGTTGACAAATCTAAAGATGTCATTAATAAACCTAATGATATTGTTAATAAGCCTAAAGATATTATAGACAAATCTAAAGAGGTAGTTAATAAATCTAAAGATGTTAGTAAGCTTAAAGATATTGTTGAGAAATCTAAAGATGTTAGTAAGCCTAAAGATATTGTTGATAAAACTAAAGATGTTAGTAAGCCTAAAGATATTGTTGACAAAtctaaagatattattaataagtccAAAGATGTTAATGACAAATCTAAAGATATTGTTTGTAAGGCTAAAGACATGGTTGATAAGTCTAAGGACAAATTTTTGTCAAAGAATTCTAATTCTAATAGTTCAAGTCATAAAAGTAACCGAACAGATTCAAAAAGAACTAAACGTTCTCttgaagagaaaaaaaaatcgtctagTCTTTGTAAAGAGCCTAAATTATTGAATGGTAACCGAAGTGATGATGAAAGTAATGCAGGAGGATcttcaaaacaaaaaagtactgtacacaaaaataaaagttcttCATCTGACAAGAGTAAATCATCATCCAGTAATCATAAAAGTAGTAGAAAAGATAATACTAGTACCGATGTTGTTGATAAGTCTAAAGATAAATCTTTGTCAAAGAATTCTACTTGTACTGATGTTGACAAGTCTAAAAACAGATCTTTGTCAAAGAATTCTAATAAAACTgttgataaatttaaagataaatctTTGTCAAAGAATTCTAGTAGTACTGATATTGATAAATCTAAAGACAAGTCTTTGTCAAAGAATTCTAATAAAACTGTTGATAAATTTAAAGACAAATCTTTGTCAAAGAATTCTAGTAGTTCTACCATTAATAAATCTAAAGACAAATCGTCATCAAAGATTTCTTATAGAACTGTGGATAAATCTAAAGACAAATCTTTGTCAAAAAATTCTAGTAGTACTGACATTGATAagtctaaaaataaatctttggtAAAGAATTCTACTTGCTCAAGTCATAAAAGTAACCGTGATGACTCTAAAAGGCTTAAACTTTCTCAaccggaaaaaaataaattacctatcaaTAATGAAAGTGTTGAAGAAAATAAATCCGAAAAACCAGAAGAACCTGAATGGAATGATTTTCGAAGTGCTAATATAACAAATGACGAACAAGATGCAgcaaatgttttattatcaaTGAGTGCAATTTCTTATGAAAGTTCTCATAGTGAAATTAtaacagaaaatataatttttatagaaaattcttCTCCTATTTCTGAAACCTTAAAAACACCTAAAATAGAAAATGAATTAGATGTTAAAGAAAATGAATTAGATGTCAAAGAAAATGAATTAGATGTTAAAGAAAATGAATTAGATGTCAAAGAAAATGAATTAGTTATTAAAGAAAATGAATTAGATGTTAAAGAAAATGTTGATCAAAAGACAATTTTACTATCTAGTGATAATGatgatattaaagaaaattctcaattaaaatcaaataatttagaaacatCACAATTACTAAATACTGTAAAAAGTGTATCAAGCATTGTTGGCCATTTGTTTGAGAAAGTGTGTTCTGTTGATATTGAAAGGTTACCATGTAaagatataaaattacaatgtaaGTCTGTAAATAATGTTGAAATACCCGAAGAACACCAAAAACCAGCTGAAATAAAAGTAAatgaaaaagaattaaaaatattaaatgttgaaaaCAATTTGGATCCaagtgaaaatgaaaaaattaatgaatttaattctaatgatattttaaaagtaccaaaactaaaattaaaactattaccaAATCAAATTGattctttaaataaatgtaagagaaaaaaacatcataaagataaagaacataaaaaattgaaactttcAAAATCATTTGATATTCCTAATGAAGTTAATGTACCTGTTATTGATAATGTATCATCATCAAATATAATGTGTGAAAAATTAGAACAAAAATCTAACAATGATACGGACGTCAAAATTAATGATTCGGCAAGTACCTTATCCAAACAACTATTATATGaggaaatagaaaataatagtgTAGAAGTATTGGATGATGACAAATCACATTACTCCTTCAAAGGATTTTCTGAAGCAGAAGCTATTCCATGTAAAAACTATGAACTActaaaaaatgtgattaaaacCTTACAAGCAAAGATTAATAATCATGATGTAATTAATGATGGATTCAAAGGTTTTACCAGTGCAGAAACTCATCCGTGTAAACATCGAGATAAAGTTTATGCAGAGCTTATCAAGTTGAAAGATAGTAAATCTAGTTCAGACTTTATTGGATTCTCTGAAGAAGATGCTCAAATGAGTATTGGACATAAATATGCTATAAAACAGCTCGAACTTGCCAAAAAACAAAGCAATGTAgataataatcaacaaaatgTTACGTGTGGTGGAAATGGAATCCAGAATGGAAAATCTTTTAATGAAGTTATGGCAgcatatttgtataaaagtaaCAGTGATAATGTTACAACACCAAAAGAGATCTACAGTAAACCAATTACTGATACTAAAAAAGATTGTcctactgtaaataataataatcacaatcaTAACAATTGGGTTGTTGAACAAGAAat
- the LOC132920878 gene encoding biorientation of chromosomes in cell division protein 1-like 1 isoform X1 — MEQKNDMLGVEDIVFMLLETLKSNGTFDEIRRHCVTDIDAKPTYQNWKQRIESNVNKFLSKVKYTPELNKNTVRERLRKHLLDGRETQDIEEGADRILTQVLAPRTLSIFEPKIAIAVDEYLGIKNEAPPIEINGLKESSMNSINVSNIENSNVFNPKIDFIPGADNIPCDKTQKDDRKDLRSDKKEKSSSLCKEPKSLNGNRTDDENDTGGSLKQKSSQHKNKTSLSEKSKSSSTNHKSNKKDNSCKEVVDKSKDIVDKSKDIVDKSKDVINKPNDIVNKPKDIIDKSKEVVNKSKDVSKLKDIVEKSKDVSKPKDIVDKTKDVSKPKDIVDKSKDIINKSKDVNDKSKDIVCKAKDMVDKSKDKFLSKNSNSNSSSHKSNRTDSKRTKRSLEEKKKSSSLCKEPKLLNGNRSDDESNAGGSSKQKSTVHKNKSSSSDKSKSSSSNHKSSRKDNTSTDVVDKSKDKSLSKNSTCTDVDKSKNRSLSKNSNKTVDKFKDKSLSKNSSSTDIDKSKDKSLSKNSNKTVDKFKDKSLSKNSSSSTINKSKDKSSSKISYRTVDKSKDKSLSKNSSSTDIDKSKNKSLVKNSTCSSHKSNRDDSKRLKLSQPEKNKLPINNESVEENKSEKPEEPEWNDFRSANITNDEQDAANVLLSMSAISYESSHSEIITENIIFIENSSPISETLKTPKIENELDVKENELDVKENELDVKENELDVKENELVIKENELDVKENVDQKTILLSSDNDDIKENSQLKSNNLETSQLLNTVKSVSSIVGHLFEKVCSVDIERLPCKDIKLQCKSVNNVEIPEEHQKPAEIKVNEKELKILNVENNLDPSENEKINEFNSNDILKVPKLKLKLLPNQIDSLNKCKRKKHHKDKEHKKLKLSKSFDIPNEVNVPVIDNVSSSNIMCEKLEQKSNNDTDVKINDSASTLSKQLLYEEIENNSVEVLDDDKSHYSFKGFSEAEAIPCKNYELLKNVIKTLQAKINNHDVINDGFKGFTSAETHPCKHRDKVYAELIKLKDSKSSSDFIGFSEEDAQMSIGHKYAIKQLELAKKQSNVDNNQQNVTCGGNGIQNGKSFNEVMAAYLYKSNSDNVTTPKEIYSKPITDTKKDCPTVNNNNHNHNNWVVEQEMKYKLLPVKVKLERLMEYGCNNAKRVSDFTGTHIINNKK; from the exons ATGGAGCAGAAAAATGATATGTTAGGTGTCGAAGATATTGTGTTTATGCTACTTGAAACATTGAAGTCTAATGGCACATTCGATGAAATCCGTAGGCATTGTGTTACTGATATTGATgctaag CCGACTTACCAAAATTGGAAACAGCGAATAGAATCAAATGTCAACAAATTTTTAAGCAAAGTAAAATATACTcccgaattaaataaaaacactgtTCGAGAACGACTTCGAAAACATTTACTTGATgg acGTGAGACTCAAGATATTGAAGAAGGAGCTGATAGAATACTTACTCAAGTACTTGCGCCTCGTACACTAAGTATTTTTGAACCTAAAATAGCAATTGCTGTTGATGAATACTTGGGAATCAAAAATGAGGCGCCTCCAATTGAAATTAATG gTTTAAAAGAATCTAGTATGAATTCAATAAATGTATCTAACATTGAAAATAGTAATGTTTTCAATCCCAAAATAG attttatccCAGGTGCTGATAACATACCTTGTGATAAAACACAAAAAGATGACAGAAAGGACTTAAGATCagacaaaaaagaaaaatcttCTAGTCTTTGTAAAGAGCCTAAATCATTGAATGGTAATCGAACTGATGATGAAAATGATACCGGTGgatctttaaaacaaaaaagtagTCAACACAAGAATAAAACTTCTTTATCTGAAAAGTCTAAGTCTTCATCTACTAatcataaaagtaataaaaaagataatagtTGTAAAGAAGTTGTAGATAAATCTAAAGATATAGTTGATAAGTCTAAAGATATAGTTGACAAATCTAAAGATGTCATTAATAAACCTAATGATATTGTTAATAAGCCTAAAGATATTATAGACAAATCTAAAGAGGTAGTTAATAAATCTAAAGATGTTAGTAAGCTTAAAGATATTGTTGAGAAATCTAAAGATGTTAGTAAGCCTAAAGATATTGTTGATAAAACTAAAGATGTTAGTAAGCCTAAAGATATTGTTGACAAAtctaaagatattattaataagtccAAAGATGTTAATGACAAATCTAAAGATATTGTTTGTAAGGCTAAAGACATGGTTGATAAGTCTAAGGACAAATTTTTGTCAAAGAATTCTAATTCTAATAGTTCAAGTCATAAAAGTAACCGAACAGATTCAAAAAGAACTAAACGTTCTCttgaagagaaaaaaaaatcgtctagTCTTTGTAAAGAGCCTAAATTATTGAATGGTAACCGAAGTGATGATGAAAGTAATGCAGGAGGATcttcaaaacaaaaaagtactgtacacaaaaataaaagttcttCATCTGACAAGAGTAAATCATCATCCAGTAATCATAAAAGTAGTAGAAAAGATAATACTAGTACCGATGTTGTTGATAAGTCTAAAGATAAATCTTTGTCAAAGAATTCTACTTGTACTGATGTTGACAAGTCTAAAAACAGATCTTTGTCAAAGAATTCTAATAAAACTgttgataaatttaaagataaatctTTGTCAAAGAATTCTAGTAGTACTGATATTGATAAATCTAAAGACAAGTCTTTGTCAAAGAATTCTAATAAAACTGTTGATAAATTTAAAGACAAATCTTTGTCAAAGAATTCTAGTAGTTCTACCATTAATAAATCTAAAGACAAATCGTCATCAAAGATTTCTTATAGAACTGTGGATAAATCTAAAGACAAATCTTTGTCAAAAAATTCTAGTAGTACTGACATTGATAagtctaaaaataaatctttggtAAAGAATTCTACTTGCTCAAGTCATAAAAGTAACCGTGATGACTCTAAAAGGCTTAAACTTTCTCAaccggaaaaaaataaattacctatcaaTAATGAAAGTGTTGAAGAAAATAAATCCGAAAAACCAGAAGAACCTGAATGGAATGATTTTCGAAGTGCTAATATAACAAATGACGAACAAGATGCAgcaaatgttttattatcaaTGAGTGCAATTTCTTATGAAAGTTCTCATAGTGAAATTAtaacagaaaatataatttttatagaaaattcttCTCCTATTTCTGAAACCTTAAAAACACCTAAAATAGAAAATGAATTAGATGTTAAAGAAAATGAATTAGATGTCAAAGAAAATGAATTAGATGTTAAAGAAAATGAATTAGATGTCAAAGAAAATGAATTAGTTATTAAAGAAAATGAATTAGATGTTAAAGAAAATGTTGATCAAAAGACAATTTTACTATCTAGTGATAATGatgatattaaagaaaattctcaattaaaatcaaataatttagaaacatCACAATTACTAAATACTGTAAAAAGTGTATCAAGCATTGTTGGCCATTTGTTTGAGAAAGTGTGTTCTGTTGATATTGAAAGGTTACCATGTAaagatataaaattacaatgtaaGTCTGTAAATAATGTTGAAATACCCGAAGAACACCAAAAACCAGCTGAAATAAAAGTAAatgaaaaagaattaaaaatattaaatgttgaaaaCAATTTGGATCCaagtgaaaatgaaaaaattaatgaatttaattctaatgatattttaaaagtaccaaaactaaaattaaaactattaccaAATCAAATTGattctttaaataaatgtaagagaaaaaaacatcataaagataaagaacataaaaaattgaaactttcAAAATCATTTGATATTCCTAATGAAGTTAATGTACCTGTTATTGATAATGTATCATCATCAAATATAATGTGTGAAAAATTAGAACAAAAATCTAACAATGATACGGACGTCAAAATTAATGATTCGGCAAGTACCTTATCCAAACAACTATTATATGaggaaatagaaaataatagtgTAGAAGTATTGGATGATGACAAATCACATTACTCCTTCAAAGGATTTTCTGAAGCAGAAGCTATTCCATGTAAAAACTATGAACTActaaaaaatgtgattaaaacCTTACAAGCAAAGATTAATAATCATGATGTAATTAATGATGGATTCAAAGGTTTTACCAGTGCAGAAACTCATCCGTGTAAACATCGAGATAAAGTTTATGCAGAGCTTATCAAGTTGAAAGATAGTAAATCTAGTTCAGACTTTATTGGATTCTCTGAAGAAGATGCTCAAATGAGTATTGGACATAAATATGCTATAAAACAGCTCGAACTTGCCAAAAAACAAAGCAATGTAgataataatcaacaaaatgTTACGTGTGGTGGAAATGGAATCCAGAATGGAAAATCTTTTAATGAAGTTATGGCAgcatatttgtataaaagtaaCAGTGATAATGTTACAACACCAAAAGAGATCTACAGTAAACCAATTACTGATACTAAAAAAGATTGTcctactgtaaataataataatcacaatcaTAACAATTGGGTTGTTGAACAAGAAat